Proteins encoded in a region of the Dorea longicatena genome:
- a CDS encoding sensor histidine kinase — MLYNYDVIYEKAVEEAQKTYTTSLSDREYLESFLEFSYILYNQEISSKTGEAKMSQDEINDVADVWMEDYEALYPYLDYRIEDGSGTVLGRSTANTGNGLTDDSFKEYAFGMVLTYDEHGNPDVKVVKSGEKTAQSIVLRKIIDNWSETVEDATHGELKTPKNRTYIYGMKKSSIEQYLNQWYWFGDEAPNDAWYMMLACMAAVCVAAWIFAQSETLKIGGGKIFRQPFEVVFVVASITLGILDDKLNWIITREEGLPQPMDFAIWVGVFAVTYWVTTCISAVQKIGLRKYVTERTLVWRLWKALREEAPAAAERVGRDGGRLYRKVKKLANRVYEIVTDIDFTDKGSKAILRIVLVNFIILAVTSVWVYGIMALIIYSAILYFVLKKYFNEVKRNYHRLLEATNEIADGNLDVEIDENLGVFEPFKEEIEKIQSGFKKAVDEEVKSQRMKTELVTNVSHDLKTPLTAIITYVNLLKIEQDPERQKEYIDVLDRKSLRLKALIEDLFEISKASSKSVNLNIANIDIVNLFKQVKLEMEEKITEANLDFRLDIPEDKVIVALDGQKTYRIFENLIGNAAKYAMPHTRVYVKIAAEDGDAVFQMKNVSANELTFNPEEITERFVRGDSSRNTEGSGLGLAIVKSFVEIQKGKFWIETEADLFKAEIRWKLVDKKDDIA, encoded by the coding sequence ATGCTGTATAATTATGATGTGATTTATGAAAAAGCGGTCGAGGAAGCACAGAAGACTTATACGACGTCGCTTTCGGACAGGGAATATCTGGAAAGCTTTCTGGAATTCAGTTATATCCTTTATAATCAGGAGATATCATCCAAGACAGGAGAAGCCAAGATGTCACAGGATGAGATCAATGATGTGGCAGATGTGTGGATGGAGGATTATGAAGCATTATATCCTTATCTGGATTACCGGATCGAGGATGGATCGGGAACGGTTCTGGGACGAAGTACGGCGAATACCGGAAATGGTCTGACAGATGACAGCTTTAAAGAATATGCATTTGGTATGGTGCTGACTTACGATGAGCATGGCAACCCGGATGTGAAAGTTGTAAAGAGCGGCGAAAAGACAGCGCAGAGTATTGTTCTCAGAAAGATCATTGACAACTGGAGCGAGACGGTTGAGGACGCTACGCATGGAGAACTGAAGACGCCGAAAAACCGCACATACATCTACGGAATGAAGAAAAGCAGCATTGAACAGTATCTGAATCAATGGTACTGGTTCGGGGATGAAGCTCCGAATGATGCATGGTATATGATGCTTGCCTGCATGGCAGCAGTATGCGTGGCGGCATGGATTTTTGCACAGAGCGAGACACTGAAAATTGGTGGCGGAAAGATCTTCCGGCAGCCATTCGAGGTTGTTTTTGTTGTTGCGTCAATTACTCTTGGGATTCTGGATGATAAACTGAACTGGATCATAACCAGAGAAGAAGGCTTGCCGCAGCCAATGGATTTTGCAATCTGGGTCGGTGTATTTGCGGTCACATACTGGGTGACAACGTGTATCAGTGCGGTTCAGAAGATTGGGCTCAGAAAGTATGTCACGGAACGGACGCTGGTATGGCGGCTGTGGAAGGCGCTGAGGGAAGAAGCTCCGGCGGCTGCAGAAAGAGTCGGACGGGACGGTGGGAGACTGTACCGGAAGGTGAAAAAACTGGCCAACAGAGTATATGAGATTGTTACAGACATTGATTTTACCGATAAAGGAAGTAAGGCAATCCTGCGGATCGTACTGGTGAACTTTATCATCCTTGCTGTGACGAGTGTCTGGGTATATGGAATTATGGCACTGATCATTTATTCTGCAATCCTGTACTTTGTTTTAAAAAAATATTTTAATGAGGTGAAACGGAATTATCACAGACTTCTGGAAGCGACAAATGAGATTGCAGATGGCAATCTGGATGTAGAAATCGATGAGAATCTGGGTGTATTCGAGCCATTTAAAGAAGAAATCGAGAAGATCCAGAGCGGATTCAAGAAGGCGGTAGATGAGGAAGTAAAAAGCCAGCGTATGAAGACTGAACTGGTAACGAATGTCTCGCATGACCTTAAGACGCCGCTGACGGCGATCATCACCTATGTGAATCTTCTGAAGATTGAACAGGATCCGGAGAGACAGAAAGAATATATCGATGTGCTGGATAGAAAGTCTCTCAGACTGAAAGCACTGATCGAAGATTTGTTTGAGATCAGTAAAGCAAGCAGCAAATCCGTGAATCTGAACATTGCCAACATTGATATTGTGAATCTGTTCAAACAGGTGAAGCTGGAAATGGAAGAAAAGATCACGGAAGCGAATCTGGACTTCCGGCTGGATATTCCGGAGGATAAAGTGATCGTGGCACTGGACGGACAGAAGACATACAGGATCTTTGAAAATCTGATTGGAAATGCAGCAAAATACGCAATGCCTCATACGAGGGTATATGTGAAAATTGCGGCAGAAGACGGGGATGCGGTGTTCCAGATGAAAAATGTATCGGCAAACGAGCTTACATTTAACCCAGAGGAGATCACGGAACGTTTTGTCAGAGGGGATTCGTCAAGAAATACCGAAGGATCTGGACTGGGACTTGCAATCGTCAAAAGTTTCGTGGAGATTCAGAAAGGAAAATTCTGGATTGAGACGGAGGCGGATCTTTTTAAAGCGGAGATTCGCTGGAAACTGGTTGACAAAAAGGATGATATCGCATAA
- a CDS encoding response regulator transcription factor, with translation MEMNHVLVVEDDKEIREGVEIYLKSQGYEVFQAADGVEGLEVIEKEDIHLAIVDIMMPRMDGISMVVKLREKYDFPVIFLSAKSEEVDKIMGLNMGADDYVTKPFTPMELLARVNSQLRRYRRFMERLGDKEENSRIHTIGGLEINEDNVEVTVDGEPVKMTPIEYKILLLLMKNPGRVFSAEEIYERVWNERAINTDTIMVHVRNIREKIEVNPREPKYLKVVWGVGYKIEKQA, from the coding sequence ATGGAGATGAATCATGTACTGGTTGTAGAAGACGACAAGGAGATCAGAGAAGGTGTAGAGATATATCTGAAAAGTCAGGGGTATGAAGTATTCCAGGCAGCTGACGGTGTAGAAGGACTGGAAGTCATTGAAAAAGAAGACATCCATCTGGCAATTGTGGACATCATGATGCCGAGGATGGACGGAATCTCTATGGTGGTAAAGCTCAGGGAAAAATATGATTTCCCGGTGATCTTTCTTTCCGCAAAATCAGAAGAAGTGGATAAGATCATGGGACTGAATATGGGAGCCGATGATTACGTAACGAAACCATTTACCCCGATGGAACTGCTCGCCAGAGTCAACTCACAGCTTCGCAGATACCGCCGTTTTATGGAAAGGCTGGGAGATAAAGAAGAAAATTCCAGAATCCATACGATCGGCGGACTGGAGATCAATGAGGATAATGTAGAAGTGACCGTTGACGGCGAACCGGTAAAGATGACTCCGATCGAGTACAAGATCCTGCTGCTTCTGATGAAGAATCCGGGACGGGTGTTTTCTGCGGAGGAGATCTATGAGCGGGTATGGAATGAACGTGCGATCAACACCGATACGATTATGGTGCACGTCAGAAATATCCGTGAAAAGATAGAAGTAAATCCAAGAGAACCAAAATACTTAAAGGTGGTGTGGGGCGTTGGATACAAAATTGAAAAGCAGGCGTAA